In Streptomyces sp. RFCAC02, the following proteins share a genomic window:
- a CDS encoding ABC transporter ATP-binding protein, which yields MATALDTPDRDGTVPADGSAVRLDHVSKSFGRPGRQQLVLDDIDLDVAPGEFVTLIGASGCGKSTLLNLVAGLDGASAGTITVPGGRPALMFQEHALFPWLTAGRNIELALRLRGVPKAERRPEAERLLDLVRLGGAYGKRVHELSGGMRQRVALARALAQDSRLLLMDEPFAALDAITRDVLHEELTRIWHETGISVLFVTHNVREAVRLAQRVILLSSRPGRVVHEWRVDIDQPRRIEDPDVSALSIDITERLREEIRRHGQQ from the coding sequence ATGGCAACCGCCCTCGACACGCCGGACCGTGACGGCACGGTCCCGGCCGACGGGTCCGCCGTACGGCTCGACCACGTCTCGAAGTCCTTCGGCCGCCCCGGGCGGCAGCAGCTCGTCCTGGACGACATCGACCTCGATGTCGCGCCGGGCGAGTTCGTCACCCTGATCGGGGCGTCCGGGTGCGGGAAGTCCACCCTGCTCAACCTGGTCGCGGGGCTCGACGGCGCGTCCGCCGGCACCATCACGGTGCCCGGCGGGCGCCCGGCCCTCATGTTCCAGGAGCACGCCCTGTTCCCCTGGCTCACGGCCGGCCGCAACATCGAACTCGCCCTGCGCCTGCGGGGCGTCCCCAAGGCCGAGCGCCGTCCCGAGGCCGAGCGGCTGCTCGATCTCGTGCGGCTCGGCGGGGCGTACGGCAAACGCGTGCACGAGCTGTCGGGCGGCATGCGGCAGCGCGTCGCCCTCGCCCGTGCCCTCGCGCAGGACAGCCGGCTCCTGCTGATGGACGAGCCGTTCGCCGCGCTCGACGCCATCACCCGGGACGTGCTGCACGAGGAGCTGACCCGTATCTGGCACGAGACGGGCATCTCCGTCCTGTTCGTCACGCACAACGTGCGGGAGGCCGTACGGCTGGCGCAGCGGGTCATCCTGCTGTCGTCCCGGCCCGGCCGGGTCGTCCACGAGTGGCGCGTCGACATCGACCAGCCGCGCCGCATCGAGGACCCGGACGTGTCCGCCCTGTCCATCGACATCACCGAACGGCTCCGGGAGGAGATCCGCCGCCATGGCCAGCAGTGA
- a CDS encoding ABC transporter substrate-binding protein produces MTAARARAVRPVRRLFTAALAVPALIAALGACGYGSEAEDSDDTPSPASADGPTLSVDEVNIGYFANITHATAVIGLEDGGLIREELGGTTAATQVFNAGPSAIEALNAGDVDVTFIGPNPAVNGWAQSGGQSLRIVAGAASGGASLVVDPDTIGSLDDLAGKRIATPQLGNTQDVALLSYLADQGYEVDPQSGEGDVSVLRIANAEIPAAFESGDIDGAWVPEPTAANLVARGGTTLLDEGELWEDGRYVVTHVIASQDFLDEHADVVEAIVRGVVRTNAWINENPDEAKTAFNSGLAALPGGSELPADVLDPAFEHVEFLNDPLAATLSTGAENAVTAGLLEEPDLSGIYDLSILNGVLAEEGLPEVDDAGLGVED; encoded by the coding sequence GTGACCGCTGCCCGCGCACGCGCCGTCAGACCCGTCCGCCGCCTGTTCACCGCCGCACTGGCCGTCCCCGCGCTGATCGCCGCGCTCGGCGCGTGCGGCTACGGCTCCGAGGCGGAGGACAGCGACGACACCCCCTCCCCCGCCTCCGCCGACGGCCCGACGCTGTCCGTGGACGAGGTGAACATCGGCTACTTCGCCAACATCACGCACGCCACCGCCGTCATCGGCCTGGAGGACGGCGGCCTGATCCGCGAGGAGCTGGGCGGCACGACGGCCGCCACGCAGGTCTTCAACGCCGGCCCCTCCGCCATCGAGGCCCTGAACGCGGGCGACGTCGACGTCACCTTCATCGGCCCGAACCCGGCCGTCAACGGCTGGGCGCAGTCCGGCGGCCAGAGCCTGCGGATCGTGGCGGGCGCGGCGTCCGGCGGCGCGTCCCTCGTCGTGGACCCCGACACGATCGGCAGCCTGGACGACCTCGCGGGCAAGCGCATCGCGACCCCGCAGCTCGGCAACACGCAGGACGTCGCGCTCCTGTCCTACCTCGCCGACCAGGGCTACGAGGTCGACCCGCAGTCCGGCGAGGGCGACGTGTCGGTCCTGCGCATCGCGAACGCCGAGATCCCCGCCGCGTTCGAGAGCGGCGACATCGACGGCGCCTGGGTGCCCGAGCCGACGGCCGCGAACCTGGTGGCGCGCGGCGGCACGACCCTGCTCGACGAGGGCGAGCTGTGGGAGGACGGCCGCTACGTCGTCACCCACGTCATCGCCTCCCAGGACTTCCTGGACGAGCACGCCGACGTGGTCGAGGCGATCGTGCGCGGCGTCGTGCGGACCAACGCGTGGATCAACGAGAACCCGGACGAGGCGAAGACCGCGTTCAACAGCGGCCTCGCGGCCCTGCCGGGCGGCAGTGAGCTGCCGGCGGACGTGCTGGACCCGGCGTTCGAGCACGTGGAGTTCCTGAACGACCCGCTGGCGGCGACGCTCAGCACCGGCGCCGAGAACGCGGTCACGGCGGGCCTGCTGGAGGAGCCGGACCTCTCGGGCATCTACGACCTCTCGATCCTGAACGGGGTGCTGGCCGAGGAAGGCCTGCCCGAGGTGGACGACGCCGGTCTGGGCGTCGAGGACTGA